GCAGTGTGGGTACTTGTGCTCTATTTCGCCTGCCTTGAGTAGATATCCCTTCTCTTTCAAATGCTGTATTATCTGAGGGTCTGCGTCTTTAACGTAGATGCCTTTCCACTTTCCTTCAGTGTACTTGCCCTGATCGTCGAGTGGGGAGTAGACGGGCAGCCCATACTTCTGGCCGACCTCAAAGTCTTCCTCACCATGTCCTGGGGCTGTGTGAACGAGTCCTGTACCCTCTTCAAGCGTCACGAAGTCTGCAAGAATTACTTTGTGGGCCCATTCATATTTTTCTCTGAATTCCTTCTGTCTTGGATATTCATCCATAAGTATGTGAACGTACCTTAAGCCTTCGAGTTCCTTTCCCTTGAACTCTTCAACAACCTCTCCCTTAACACCGATCTCGCTGAGCACTTTGTCTACGAGTGCTTTAGCTAAAATCCAGTATTCTTCCTTTCCTTCCCATTTAACCCTTACCTTTACGTAATCATACTCTGGGTGTGCCGAAACTGCAAGGTTGGCGGGCAGTGTCCATGGAGTAGTTGTCCAAATTATGAGGTATTCGTTATCCTTGCCCTCAACGGGGAATTTTACGTATATGCTTGGGTCTTTTCTCAGCTTGTACTCTCCCCTCACCTCGTGCTCTGCCAGGGCGGTTTCACATCTCGGACACCAATGTAGGACTCTTTTATCTTTTTCGAGAAGACCCTTTTCCCAGGCTTTCTTTAGTGTAAACCATGCCGACTCTATGTACTCGTTCTTTATCGTCATGTATGGGTTGTCCCAGTCCATCCATACTCCAAGCATTTTGAACTGCTCGGTCATTATTCTTAGATTGTTAAGTGCGAATTCTTTACACTTGGCTATGAAGTTCTCTATTCCTATTTTCTCTTCTATTTCTTTTTTTGTTTTTAAACCAAGGGCTTGTTCGACTTTAACCTCTATGGGAAGGCCGTGCATATCGTAACCTGGCTGTCTCCAGACGTTGTATCCTTGCATTGTCCTAAAGCGGATTATCATGTCTTTTATTATCTTGTTCCACGCTGTTCCTAGATGTATTGCCCCACTAACATATGGGGGACCATCTAGGAAGTAGTATTTTGGCCCCTTCTTTCTAAGCTCCTTTACTTTTTCATAGACCTTGTTTTCTTTCCAGAACTCCTCAATTTTTTCTTCTAGTTGGCTTGGATTGTATTCTCTAACCTCTGGCTCCTTTATCATTTCAGAACCCTCCTGTGAGTTATAGGAACAGCTAACCTAGAAAAGGCTGAACGCATTATTTCAGCATGAGTCGAGGATAAATAAATCCCCCCTCATTAACATCGGGCAAAGTTCTCTCATTAGCTTATAAGGTTTTCTGGTGTAATGGCAATGCTTCCTCTAGTCTTCTAAGCTTTTCTTTAAATCTTCTAAGCTGGGCATTCGCGATCTCAATGACTTTTCTTAGGTACTCTTCGGGGACTAGAAGATTACCATCTTCTCCGAGAAGAACGTCAAGCCTCTCTGTCGATCTTATCTCAACAATAAGCTTCCTATCGCTTATACTCTTTATATTCGAGTACTTGAAGCCGCATGAGACTGCTAGATTTACTAGCTTAACAGCGTCCTCTAGCGTCTTTGCACCGACATGGAGAATTGGGCTTCTAACAAGTAGCCATAGCTGTCCTTCTTTATGTTTTTTCACTGCCTCGAGTACCTCATCGAAGGAAACTTCTCTGTGCCATTTTCCAAGCCATTTTGCATTTACTTTGTCCCCGAAGTTTGGCATCTCCATGATAGATATTCTTCCAGAACATGAGGAAGTCGTGAAGTAGTTTTCCATAGAGTTTATCTTCTGGAGGAGAGGAATTATATCTTCGTCGACTTCTCCTCTTCTAAGGGCTATTTGAAGACTTGTAAGGGCTTCTTTTTTAGCTCTCTCGAAGTTTCTTTCAAACTTGAACATAATTCATCACCCTAGCGTTGAGTCCAAGAACAGCATAACGTAAAAGCCCGTTAAAAATCCCAACGTCACTATGGTTTCCTCAGTTTCCTCACGGTATATTTCTGGGATTAGCTCTTTTATGGTAACGTATAGCATGGCGCCTCCAGCTATCCCCATTCCATATCCCAACAATCCAGAAAATACAGAGAATAGTGAGTATCCCAGTATCACCATGACCATTTCGGCTATCCCACTTATGATACCGAGGGTTATAGGCCTCAGCAACTTTCCCTCAACGGCGGCTAGTGGTAGAGAGACTGCTGTACCCTCTGGGAAATCTTGTATTCCTATTGCGAGTGCAGTTATTATACCATCTTTAGAGCTGAAGGCTATTGATGTTCCCACTGCAAGACCTTCTGGAAGATTGTGAATTATCATAGCTATGGCCAATAACCATGCTCTTCTCAGCTTTTCTCTTAGTCTTGCTGGGCCTTCGTATCCCTTAGTGAGGTGCTCATGAGGGAGATATCTGTCAAGGGCGTAAACTAGAATTATCCCGAGTAGTATCCCAATAGAAACCTGTACAAAGCCTCCATGCTCTATTCCTGGTAGGATCAAACTCGTGAAGCTTGCAACGAGCATTATTCCAGCAGCAAACGCTAAGCTGAAGTTTATTCCCCAAGAAGGGACCCTTTTTACAAAAACAGCTAGCAGAGAACCTAAAGATGTCATTAAGGCTACAAACAATCCTCCAACAATGGCTAGACTTAGTCCACTAAGATCTTGTAGCATGGAACTTGTTTCCAAATGAAACTATTATTAAAGTTATCTTATGATTAATATCTATGGTGGGGGAAATGATAGTTGTTCCGAGAGAGAAACATGTATACTCTTTCGGCCCAAATATGAAAGAGGTGGCTAGGGCCAAGCCGGGTGATATAATAGTTTTCGAAACTCTGGATGCCCTTGGGGGACAGATAAAGAGTGAGGAAGATACAATTGAGAAAATTGATTTTTCCAGAGTTAATCCAGCAACGGGCCCAGTTTACATTGAAGGCGCTGAGAAGGGAAAAACATTGGTCGTTAAGATCCTGGATATAGAGGTTGAGAAAAAGGGAGTCATTGTAACAGCTCCAGGAGCGGGTGTTCTTGGTTCAAAGGTTAAAGAGCCAAAAACAAGGATCTGTGAAATAAAAGGAAACTTTGTTTACTTTGGTAATTTAAGAATACCATTAAAGCCAATGATCGGCGTTATAGGCGTTGCATATGAAGAGGAAACACCAACCGGAACTCCCGGACCTCACGGTGGAAATATGGATACAAACCTGATAACAATTGGTTCGACAGTTTACTTCCCTGTATTCAAAGATGGGGCATACTTGGCCTTGGGCGATCTACATGCGGTAATGGCGGATGGGGAGGTTTGTGTGTCCGCTTGTGAAGTTGCTGGAAAGGTGATGGTGAAAGTTGATGTCGCCGAGTATAAGCTTAAATGGCCGGTGGTTGAAGATAGAGATTCGTACTACCTATTGGTCTCCAACGAGAACCTTGAGAAAGCTATAGAGGAAGCGGTTTCTCTTGGAGTTGAGATGCTCAAAAAGGCTAACAATATAACCTGGGATGAGGCCTATATGCTGGCCAGTTTGGTCATGGACGTTCAGATAAGCCAATTAGTTGACCCAAGGAAAACCGTGAGGATTAGGTTGCCCAAGCAGTACCTTCCTCAGCTACAGCCCTAGCTATTTTGGGCATATGATCCCTTCTTCCTCACATCTATCCACCTCAAGCTGAATTGTGACATGCTTAATTCCATGCTTCCTAAGTATTTTCTCTACTTTATCGATTATCTTCTGAGCTTCGCTAAGCATCATATCCCTCGTTGCTATGTGGCACTCGAAGTGGATTTCATCCTCTCCAACCCTCCAGACATGGAAGTGGTGGGCGTTTCTAACTCCGGGAATGCTTTCTATCTCCTTCTTTATGCTCTCAAGGTTTATGTTGGGGGAAGCTTCCATGAGAACTTCGATGCTCTCCTTGAGAATGTAATATGCTTCTCTTAGAATGTATAGAGATACGGCTACTGTTATTGCTGGGTCTATCCACAAGACCCCATATTTCATTAGCATTAGCCCTCCAACTACAACTGCAATCGATGAGAGCGTATCGCTGAGTAAGTGGAGGTAAGCTGATCTAACATTCATGCTTTCGTGGGAGTGTTCATGAAGGAGGGCAACGGAGATCAAATTTGCAAAAAGTCCAACAGTTGCCACCGGAAGCATTATTCTGGCATTGATGGGTTTTAAATTTGAGAATCTTCTGTATGCTTCAACTATGAGAAAAAGCGAAACCCCAACTAAAATAGTGGAGTTTAGAAATGCAACGAGTATTTCAGCCCTCCTATACCCGAACGTGAACTTTTCATTTTTCTTCATCTTTCCTATCCTGAGGGCTATATAGCTAGCCAAAATCCCCATGGCATCGCTGAAGTTATGAAGAGAATCACTTAGAAGAGCCAAGCTACCAGAAAGGATTCCTCCAATAATTTCTGCAATCGTTATTCCCACATTTAATACGACTGAAATCAGCATCTTTCTTTCGAGCATCAACATACACTAAATGCACACCTTTTTAAGCTAATTCTTCAACTTAGCATCAGCTTTCCCCCGTGCCCATTAGGGCTCGGGGGAGCTAAGGGGCAGGAGGATGACGGGAATGATAAAGATATACACTCTGGGAGGATACGAGGAAGTAGGGAAGAACATGACAGCTGTTGAGTATGATGGGGAAGTGGTGATAATCGATATGGGGATAAGGCTTGATAGAGTCTTAATTCATGAAGACGTTGAGTTTCAAAAAATGAGTTCAAAGGATCTGAGGAAGCTCGGGGCGATACCAGATGACAGGCCAATTAGGGACAAGAAAGTCGTTGCAATAGCCCTTTCTCATGGCCATCTTGACCACATAGGGGCCATTGGAAAACTTGCTCCGCACTATCCAGACGTTCCTATCTATGGGACTCCATACACAATAAGGTTAGCCAAGAGTGAGATAAAGGGAGAGGAGTACTTTGAGGTAACGAATCCCCTATATGAGACTAACTATGGGGAAATAGTCCAAGTGAGCGAAAATCTCGCGATTGAATTCGTCCAGATAACCCACTCAATACCCCACTCCTCAATAGTTGTTGTCCACACACCTGAAGGGGCTGTGGTCTATGCCTGTGACTATAAGTTCGACAATAATCATCCTTATGGGGAAAAGCCTGACTATAAGAGGCTCAAAGAGCTTGGCAGGGAGGGAGTTAAGGTTTTGATAGCTGAATCAACGAGGGTCGCTGAAGAAACCAAAACGCCAAGCGAGGCAGTCGCGAAGATGCTCCTTGAAGACTTCTTTTTGTATGAGGGGATGGAGGCGGATGGGTTAATAGCGACGACCTTCGCTTCCCATATAGCGAGGCTCCAGGAGCTGATAGAGATAGCAAACAAAATGGGTCGGCAGGCCATTTTCATTGGAAGATCTCTGGCTAAGTATACTGGAATAGCAAAGCAGCTTGGACTCATAAAGATGAAGGGGTCAAGAGTCCTAAGAAGCCCAAATGCTGTAAGCAAAGTGCTTAAAGAAGTCTCTCAGGCAAGAGAAAATTACCTTTTAATAGTGACCGGTCACCAAGGAGAGCCAGGGGCAATATTAACAAGGATGGCGAACGGTGAGCTTTATGACATAGGTTCTAGGGACACCGTCGTTTTCTCGGCCGGCGTGATCCCGAATCCCCTAAACATTGCCCAGAGATACGCCTTGGAAACGAAGCTCAAAATGAAAGGTGTTAGGATGATAAAGAACCTTCACGTCTCGGGTCATGCGAGCAGGGAAGATCATAGGTATTTGATCAGAATGTTGAACCCCGAAAATATTGTTCCAGCTCATGGGGAATTCAGGATGCTCACCCACTATGCAGAGCTGGCAGAGGAGGAGGGGTACATGATTGGAAAGGATGTCTTCGTGTCGAGGAACGGCTACAAGGTGGAGATTCCGTAGAGTCAGGTATGGAGGTTCTTTTCTTTGGTTTTCGTTTTCATCTGTTAATATAATTAGTTACATATTTGTACAACTCTTTTACTCTACTATCTTCTAAGTTAAAGCTAAAATCTTGAAAATAACAATTAAACTATTTTAAAAAAATAAAATTACGCAAAATTGATGAAAAAATTTATAAGAATAAGTTTTTTATATGTGAACGCAAAATCCGAGGGAGGTAGTCCTAATAAAGTGGAAGAGCTCAATGTAGTCCTCTCAGGACTGCTAATATTGGGAGTTAGTGGAACACAAATCGCTGCTGTTTTTGGCCAAGACTCCGAGGCAATGCCAGATATAAACCTGACGAAAATACCCTCTTCAGGATACGTTGAGCTCAAAGAAATTTATGATTGCAATGAAACATTTATTGTTAAAGTTGAACATCCTGGCCTAAATGGTCTTTAATTCATGGCGTTGTACTGGAGAGAATTGAGGGGGTGATGGAGAGTGGAGAAAACTTTTGTAGTTTTATTTCTGATCTTTCTAGTTTTTTCATCTGCATGTATTGGAAGGCAAGGAAATGTTGGCAATACTAAATCCTACGAGGTTCCCTCTAAACCAGAGAATGAATGCAGATTAGAAAAGCTTCCGGGCGAAAACATTGAGTTGAGTCCAATAGCGAAGTTTGGAAACATTACAATCATAAATGCGACCTACGGATACGTAATTTCAAAGAATGGCACTAAGGTTTTTCTGAACGTATCCAAAGCCTATTTCTTCCCATGGGGGTTTGTATTCATTGAAAAGACTCCCGAAGTGAGAACCGTTATTTTCGATAAGGTATGGATTGAAGACCATGTTTTCAAGAAAGACATAAAGAATATCACGACAATTGTAGAAGTTACAAGGATAAAGGCCTGCAGTTATAGAGGAAATGTCTTATGGGAACATGAAGTTCAGCTTCCCTATGTGTGGGAGTTCTCAAAAAACGATACAAGAGAAAGTTTCTATATGAAAGGTATTGCCTATCCAAAGGTTCTTATATCGAACAATACTGAGTACCTTTTCATAGCGGAGCTCCCTCAGAGCATAAAAGGTCTAATATCCCTCCCAACGGCTAAAGGAGTTAATAATTACCTCTACATTTATGGTGGTGAAGGATTAGTTAAAAAGTTCTCCATCCCGAGCATGTTCAAGCTAAGGAATGTATTCCTGATTTCTGCGTGGAATTATACGGTATTTGGCTATGAAAAACCCCAAGAAGATTGGAGTCCTGACTATGGGGAGGTGATTATATTCAATGGTTCCCAGGTTATCTTCAGGAGAAAGTTCAAGTGGGCTCCCGGGTGCCTGTGCAACGTAATCCACGGGTGGGCGGAAATATATCCTGGTGGCTGTGTATACTTTGGGCTCCTTGAGGGGGAGGGATTATACTGCAACGGAACTTTCAGATACATCAAAAGAGAAAACGGTTAAAGTTCGCACAATTGAATCTGCTGAGGAATTTTCCGTGATTCTTCCTTAAAAGCTTCGGAGGTATGCATGGGGTGGAGAGTACTTGATGGCAAAGCTCATAAAGGTTAGGCCTTTTTTCTTCCTTAGCTACTTATGTTCATCTCGGAGGGATGCCTATGGGAAAGTACGATGAGCTGTTTGCTAGAATTAAAGAGAAGGCCAAGCACGTTGATGAAAAGATATTTGAGCTCATACCGAAAAAAGAACCAGCAATTCTCTATGATGCGGCGAGGCACTACCCCCTAGCTGGTGGAAAGAGGGTAAGGCCGTTTGTTGTATTAACGGCTACTGAAGCCGTTGGCGGGGAGTGGGAGAAGGCGATTTATCCAGCGGTTGCTGTGGAGTTAATTCATAACTATTCCCTCGTGCACGATGACATAATGGATATGGACGAAACCAGGAGAGGCAGGCCGACTGTTCACAAGCTGTGGGGAATAAACATGGCAATACTAGCTGGAGACCTGCTATTCAGCAAGGCTTTTGAGGCAATATCTAGGGCAGATATATCTCCTGAGAAAAAAGCCAAGATCCTGGAGACAATTGTTAAGGCATCCAACGAACTCTGTGAAGGACAGGCCATGGATTTAGAGTTTGAAAACAGGGATACCGTTACTATTGATGAGTATATGAGAATGATAAGTGGAAAGACAGGAGCCCTATTTGATGCTTCCGCTAAGGTCGGAGGGATAGTTGGCACAGAAAATGAGGAGTACATTGCAGCACTATCCACATGGGGAAGGAACGTTGGGATAGCATTTCAAATATGGGATGACGTGCTTGACCTGATAGCTGACGAGGAAAAGCTTGGAAAGCCTGTGGGAAGTGATATACGGAAAGGAAAGAAAACATTAATAGTTGCCCATTTCTTTGAGAATGCTGATGAAGAGGCAAAGAAGAGGTTTCTCAAGATATTCGGAAAGTACGCTGGGGATGTTAAGGGACAAGGAATAATTGAAGAGGATGTTAAGGCAGAAGTTAGAGAAGCCATTGATCTCTTGAAGGATTATGGCAGCATAGACTATGCAGCTAGAATAGCCAGAGAAATGATAGAGAGGGCTAACAAAGCCCTGGAAATTCTGCCCGAGAGTCCTGCAAGGAAGGATCTGGAACTCTTGGCAAAGTTCATAGTTGAGAGGGAATATTGAATGGAAAGGCTTAACCTCGAGGATTACATGAACGATATAGTAATCCTGTATCTTATGGTTTTTCTTCTCTCCGCCAAGCTCATTTCATATATAGTTGGAGATCTCGTTATAAGTGTGAAATCCATTTATGAAGCCTTCTATTATTCTGTCCTTCCGTTACTTGTGGTTGTAATTCTCCATGAAGGAATGCATGCCCTCGTGGTACTCCTATATGGAGGAAAAATTAGGGTTGGCACAAAGGTTATTGACAAAATCATCTTAACACCCTACGTTGCCACTGACTCAAAATTACCCGCTAGAAAGTACTTAAAAGTCGCGTTAGCTCCACTTGCGCTCTCTCTAGTTGCGATAGTCCTAGCAAAGGCATATAATTCTCTGTTCTGGTCCTTAGTTTTCATATATAATACAGCTGGATTTGTGGGGGATTTACTCGTTGTTACCTCCCTACTTAAAATGCCAAGAGAAGCTTTAGTTTGGGACTCCGGGACTTCCTTGTACTCCACCCATCAAATTCCCAGACCCTATTCACGTAGGGTATCCATGATAATAAAATTAGCCTTTGTCCTTATGCTCTTAATATTCTCTCGGGAAATTAGAATTGTCGTAGAGACGAGCTAGCTAAATAAATGTTAATGTGCGTTTGGTCAACTGATACATTAAAGTTAAAAATTCATTCCCTAGATATAACTCGATTTTTATGAAGTTCGGTATAGTCGCTAGAAGAGACAAAGAAGAAGCCCTGAAACTAGCATACAGGGTTTACGACTTTTTGAAGGTTAGTGGATATGACGTAGTTGTTGACAGGGAGACTCATGAAAACTTTCCTCACTTTAGAGAAGAAGATGTGATCCCCCTTGAGGAGTTCGACGTTGACTTCATAATAGCAATCGGTGGCGATGGTACAATTCTGAGGATAGAACACAAAACCAAGAGAGACATCCCAATATTGAGCATAAATATGGGTACACTGGGTTTTCTCACTGAAGTCGAACCTCCAGAGACATTTTTCGCCATTAACAGGCTTCTTGAGGGAGATTATTATATAGATGAAAGGATAAAGCTCAGGACGTTCATAGATGGCAAGAACAACGTCCCCGATGCCCTTAACGAGGTAGCGATTCTAACTGGAATTCCTGGAAAGATAATACACATGAGATACTACATCGATGGTGGCTTGGCTGATGAGGTTCGGGCAGATGGTTTGGTAATATCAACTCCAACGGGCTCAACCGGTTACGCGATGAGCGCCGGCGGACCGTTCGTTGACCCCAGGCTTGATACCATAGTCATAGTACCCCTCTTGCCCCTACCCAAAACTTCCGTTCCAATGGTAGTTCCCGGAAACTCAACAATAGACGTTAGGTTGGTTACCGAAAGGGAAATAATACTGGCCATAGACGGTCAGTACTACGAACACCTCCCACCGGAAGTTGAGATAAGGGTCAAAAAAAGCCCAAGAAAAACAAAGTTTGTTCGCTTTACAAAGGAAATATATCCAAAATACACCATGAGGATAAAAGAGAGACACTAGCGTGGACTTGGAAAGCCCAAAGCAGCTTTTATTATATCACTGTAAACACCGCTCGCAGTTACTTTCCCGCCTCCTCCTGGGCCTCTGAGAACAATTTCCCCAAGGTTGCTCGTTTCAATAATTGCTGCGTTGTAAACTCCAGAAACAAGGAGAGGACTTCCGTCTTCCAGCTTTACTGGCTTTACGCTTATCCTTCCTCTCGATACCTCTGCGACTAACCTTACATTTTTGGCCTCCCTTACGTTTCTTATTCCAATTCTCTCCTCTTCTTCCGGCGGAATTCCATAAGAAACCCAATGAAGGATCTTTGCCTTATAGAACGCATCGATTCCATCTATGTCCTTTGATGGATCCTCCTCAAGGACACCAAGCCCTTTAGCCTCTTCAAACGCTTCCTCAAAACTCTTTCCACTCTCCATTCTTGTGAGAATGAACGTCGTGCTTGCATTCACTACAGCCCTTATCCTACTAATGTCCTCCCCGAGCATATTTTCCCGAAGCAGCCCGATTATTGGTGTTCCAGCCATAACAGTTGACTCAAAAAACAGCCCGGCCTTCCCTTCTCGTGCAACCTCCACAAGTTTTCCGTATTCTCCTGCTATCGGAGGCTTGTTGCTAGTTACAACGCTCACTCCTTCTTTTAATGCGAATTCATACATCTCATAGGCCTCATCCCAGCTACTCACATCCACCAGAATGTCTGGTTTTACCTCCTCTATAAGTTCGGTGGGTGAGAAATCAAACACCTCATAGTCCCCAACCGCGTCGATCCTCCCCGCATTCTCTTTAACTTCCTTCACTTCGAGTAAGTCAAAATCTCCCCAAACCGTCCCGCTTCTGTCAGTTACCGAAACAACGTTTATTCTAATTCCAAAGTTCCTCTCTTTCTCTGCAATTATCTCTGCTAGTGCTCTCCCTACCGTTCCAAACCCGAATATGGAAACTTTGACCTCCTTCATGCATGGGAGAACACCCTCAGAATTAATAAAAGTTAATTCTACCCGCATAGTCATACTGCCAAATGCTTAACCGTTTTAACCATAGAGCTCCATTTATAATTTGGTGAGACGGCATGGAGGCCCTGATAGTTGTTGACATGCAGAGGGATTTCATGCCGGGAGGAGCACTACCTGTTCCCGATGGGGATAAAATTATTCCGAAAGTAAACGAATACATAAAGAAATTCAAAGAGAAAGGGGCTCTGATAGTTGCTACAAGGGATTGGCATCCTGAAAATCATATAAGCTTCAAAGAAAGGGGAGGCCCGTGGCCAAGGCACTGTGTTCAAAATACACAGGGAGCTGAGTTCGTTGTAGACCTGCCGGAAGATGCCATAATAATATCTAAGGCAACAGATCCGGATAAAGAGGCATATTCTGGCTTTGAAGGTACTAATTTGGCGGAGATACTAAAAGAGAAGGGGGTAAAGAGGGTATACATCTGTGGTGTCGCAACGGAGTACTGCGTTAGAGCCACTGCACTCGATGCATTAAAGTACGGCTTTGAGGTTTACCTTCTCAAAGATGCTGTTAAGGGGATAACACCAGAAGGAGAAGAAAAGGCCCTCAAAGAAATGGAGGAAAAAGGAGTTAAGATTGTTGAGAACTTGTAATCTTTTTCCACTCTTTTAGCATTTCCAAGGCAACGTTCAGGACTATGGGACCAATTATTAGCCCTTTCAATCCAAGACCCCAGGTTCCCCCTATCATCCCTATTAACACGATGGTCTCATCGAAGTTTGCCTCCCTCGCAACAAGTTTTGGTCTTATCGTGAAGTCAGGTAAGGGCGAGACCAGCGTAAACCCGTAAACAGCCAACCCGAGGGCCAAAAGCAGGTGGCCTTCTCTGAGTAGATAGAAGCTCCCGACTACCCATATCATCCAGCCTTCGAAGAGGGGAACGAAAGAGAAAAGGATAGTCAATAGCCCGGCCAAAATTGCCGTTGGTACATTTGAAACCCTAAAGATAAGAAACCCTACTGTCATTAATACTCCCTTAGCAATATTCAGAAGAAGCCAAGCCCTAATCAAAGCTTGGAGTGTTAAATTTCCCCGAGCAATGATTTTCATTAGCCTTTCATCTTCAAAAGTTAGGAGGTCCACGATAGCATCCCTCTTTAATAAGAAGAAGTAGACAAACGCAAGATATACTATCGTCTGGAGAACGTACCTTGGTACAGAAAAAGTCAAATTAATCAGGTATTCTTTTCCCTTCTCAATTGCTTGGGTTATCATGGATTCAACGGATCCCTCAAGTAAACCTTGAGGAATTGGAAGGCCCTTTATCCAGCTTTCTATGTCAGAAAGATACATGTATGCCTGTTTAACAACAGGGGTCAATGTATAAATTAAAATCATCGAAAATACAGAGGCCGTAATTATCACGGCCAGCGTAAGAAACAGGGCTGAATTTTTGGTTCCAACTCTTTTACTCAGCTTTTTATGGACTGGCTCTAATGCATATGCTGTGACAAACGCAAAGAACAGGGAGGAGAAGAATGGTAGTACAGTTAGTATTGCCAGATACACGATTGTTATCACAATGACTCCGAGTACAATTTTATTCAGATCCAATCTCATCAGCTACCACCTTGAGCCTCTCAACTTCCTCTTTGCTGAGCCTGTTTTTGATCCACCTCTCCCTGTTGGACAGGTTTTCATCTTCAATATCAAGGACAGCCTTCCTAACTCCTCCCCTTGGAAAGTTGCTGTCCCCAAAGTAGCGAGGGATTACGTGGACGTGAAGATGTTTAACGGTTTGGCCTGCGGCTTCTCCTATGTTTATTCCAACATTAAAACCATCCGGATTGAAGGCCTTTTTCAATATTCTCATTGCAAGCTCAACACCTTTCATCAACTCAAGCTTCTCCTCATCACTCAGCTTCCAGGGGGAGGTAACGTGTCTCTTTGGAACAACGAGAAGATGTCCCCTGCTCGCGGGATAGTTGTCAATTAGTATCCTTACCAGCTCCCCTTCGTATACTATGCTGTCTTTCCTAGGCTCGCAAAAGGGGCATTTCATGATTTTGAGTTTAAATTATCTGTATTTAAAGCCACCGACACGAAAAGTTTATAAACCACCCTCTTTTGAAATCACATTGGGGCTCACAGTAGGGTCCC
This is a stretch of genomic DNA from Pyrococcus sp. ST04. It encodes these proteins:
- a CDS encoding RNase J family beta-CASP ribonuclease, with the protein product MIKIYTLGGYEEVGKNMTAVEYDGEVVIIDMGIRLDRVLIHEDVEFQKMSSKDLRKLGAIPDDRPIRDKKVVAIALSHGHLDHIGAIGKLAPHYPDVPIYGTPYTIRLAKSEIKGEEYFEVTNPLYETNYGEIVQVSENLAIEFVQITHSIPHSSIVVVHTPEGAVVYACDYKFDNNHPYGEKPDYKRLKELGREGVKVLIAESTRVAEETKTPSEAVAKMLLEDFFLYEGMEADGLIATTFASHIARLQELIEIANKMGRQAIFIGRSLAKYTGIAKQLGLIKMKGSRVLRSPNAVSKVLKEVSQARENYLLIVTGHQGEPGAILTRMANGELYDIGSRDTVVFSAGVIPNPLNIAQRYALETKLKMKGVRMIKNLHVSGHASREDHRYLIRMLNPENIVPAHGEFRMLTHYAELAEEEGYMIGKDVFVSRNGYKVEIP
- a CDS encoding DUF3267 domain-containing protein: MERLNLEDYMNDIVILYLMVFLLSAKLISYIVGDLVISVKSIYEAFYYSVLPLLVVVILHEGMHALVVLLYGGKIRVGTKVIDKIILTPYVATDSKLPARKYLKVALAPLALSLVAIVLAKAYNSLFWSLVFIYNTAGFVGDLLVVTSLLKMPREALVWDSGTSLYSTHQIPRPYSRRVSMIIKLAFVLMLLIFSREIRIVVETS
- a CDS encoding ZIP family metal transporter — encoded protein: MLQDLSGLSLAIVGGLFVALMTSLGSLLAVFVKRVPSWGINFSLAFAAGIMLVASFTSLILPGIEHGGFVQVSIGILLGIILVYALDRYLPHEHLTKGYEGPARLREKLRRAWLLAIAMIIHNLPEGLAVGTSIAFSSKDGIITALAIGIQDFPEGTAVSLPLAAVEGKLLRPITLGIISGIAEMVMVILGYSLFSVFSGLLGYGMGIAGGAMLYVTIKELIPEIYREETEETIVTLGFLTGFYVMLFLDSTLG
- a CDS encoding cation diffusion facilitator family transporter, producing the protein MLMLERKMLISVVLNVGITIAEIIGGILSGSLALLSDSLHNFSDAMGILASYIALRIGKMKKNEKFTFGYRRAEILVAFLNSTILVGVSLFLIVEAYRRFSNLKPINARIMLPVATVGLFANLISVALLHEHSHESMNVRSAYLHLLSDTLSSIAVVVGGLMLMKYGVLWIDPAITVAVSLYILREAYYILKESIEVLMEASPNINLESIKKEIESIPGVRNAHHFHVWRVGEDEIHFECHIATRDMMLSEAQKIIDKVEKILRKHGIKHVTIQLEVDRCEEEGIICPK
- a CDS encoding NAD(+) kinase → MKFGIVARRDKEEALKLAYRVYDFLKVSGYDVVVDRETHENFPHFREEDVIPLEEFDVDFIIAIGGDGTILRIEHKTKRDIPILSINMGTLGFLTEVEPPETFFAINRLLEGDYYIDERIKLRTFIDGKNNVPDALNEVAILTGIPGKIIHMRYYIDGGLADEVRADGLVISTPTGSTGYAMSAGGPFVDPRLDTIVIVPLLPLPKTSVPMVVPGNSTIDVRLVTEREIILAIDGQYYEHLPPEVEIRVKKSPRKTKFVRFTKEIYPKYTMRIKERH
- a CDS encoding polyprenyl synthetase family protein, with amino-acid sequence MGKYDELFARIKEKAKHVDEKIFELIPKKEPAILYDAARHYPLAGGKRVRPFVVLTATEAVGGEWEKAIYPAVAVELIHNYSLVHDDIMDMDETRRGRPTVHKLWGINMAILAGDLLFSKAFEAISRADISPEKKAKILETIVKASNELCEGQAMDLEFENRDTVTIDEYMRMISGKTGALFDASAKVGGIVGTENEEYIAALSTWGRNVGIAFQIWDDVLDLIADEEKLGKPVGSDIRKGKKTLIVAHFFENADEEAKKRFLKIFGKYAGDVKGQGIIEEDVKAEVREAIDLLKDYGSIDYAARIAREMIERANKALEILPESPARKDLELLAKFIVEREY
- a CDS encoding acetamidase/formamidase family protein gives rise to the protein MIVVPREKHVYSFGPNMKEVARAKPGDIIVFETLDALGGQIKSEEDTIEKIDFSRVNPATGPVYIEGAEKGKTLVVKILDIEVEKKGVIVTAPGAGVLGSKVKEPKTRICEIKGNFVYFGNLRIPLKPMIGVIGVAYEEETPTGTPGPHGGNMDTNLITIGSTVYFPVFKDGAYLALGDLHAVMADGEVCVSACEVAGKVMVKVDVAEYKLKWPVVEDRDSYYLLVSNENLEKAIEEAVSLGVEMLKKANNITWDEAYMLASLVMDVQISQLVDPRKTVRIRLPKQYLPQLQP